The genomic region CTTGGCCTGGGAAGGGAAGGGTTCAGCGGATATATGCTGAGGGCAGCAGTAGTCTCGACCCTTGACAGCTTCGCCCTCAACATTGCCAGGTTGCCAGTAGCAGAGCTCGAGAAGACACTGCGGGGCGTGTTCGAGGGCCACTACGAGCTCCCTAGAGCGGCCCTCGCATCCTCCCTAGTGGTGCTTGACGAGGCCCACCTCTACGCCGAGCCATGGGTGCTCGACGAAGAGCCCTTGTCTCGCCGATTCCTCTCCATCTCTCTGAGGTTCCTCTCAGAGGCCCGGATCCCATTAGTTGTTGAGACCGCTACCATGGCTACAAGGCTCGTCGAGGACATAGCTGGGAGGGCAATGGCACGTGTCATTGCTGTCTGCAAGGAGTGCGGGAAGAAGGAGTGGATGAGGGTTGTTGACCGCGACTACTTCTCTGAGCATATGTTCCGCTGGAGGACGAGGATAATGAGCAGGGAAGAGGCGCTGCGGGAGGCCATTAGCTTCGCAGAGACCAGGAGAAGAGTCCTCTTCACAGCCAACACGGTGGACTCTGCTCTTGATGCGTATCGCGTTCTCTCCGAGGGGCTCGGTGTGGACAAGGTGGTGCTTATCCATGGCAGGCTTTCCCACCGGGACCGCGAGGAGGCTCTAAAGAGGCTCAACAAGGCCTCCGCCATAGTCGCTACTCAAGTAATAGAGGCGGGAGTGGATGTTGACGCCGAGGTATTGGTGTCCGAGGCTGCTGCTCCGAGCAGCCTGGCCCAGAGGGCTGGCAGACTATGCAGGAGCAGAGAGGTGGCCGAGAAGTGCAAGGGAGAGCCCCCCGAGGTAATACTCTACGAGCCGGAGACCAGCCACCCCTACGGGGACGCCATCCCCGAGACCATTAAGACGGTGCACAAGGTCCTCGCCTCCGGGAAGAGCATTGAGTGGAGGCTTCTGGACAACACCCGTGCCGACGGCTACGACGCAGTATCCTTCCATATGCTGGTTGAAACTGTTGAGAACCAAGGCCTAGAGGGGGAGGCTTCTGCGGCCTCAGCCGCTTACCGGAACCTGTTGTGGGCGAGCATGGCCCTACCCCTAGGTGATCCGGGGTTCGCGAAAAGGCTTCTAGAGAGCTATTGTAGCCTGGTCCGCGGCTCCGCGCTGGTAACGCTTGCAATACCCATGGAGGATGAGGAGAGCGAGGGCTTCGATACCCTGGAGGTGAGCCTAGAGTATTTGTCGAAGCACAGCGAGAAGGTGCTAGACTGCGACGCCTCTGGATGCACGGTAGTGGTACTGGCTTACGGCAATGAAGACACAGCCTACAAGGTAATGAAGCTTGAAAAGAACTTAGTCAGAAATATGCTCAAGAAGTGTAGGAACTACGCCGAGGCTTATCCACGACTACTAGCAAGGGCCGCCAAGGCACTTGGCGATAAGGGGCTTCGCGCCGCACAGCTCTATCTCGCCGCGAGGAGGGGGGCATACAAGAGAGGGCTGGGGTTAACGCCGTGACGCTCTACGCGTGGACCGGTGTACGCCTCGGGCTCCATAGCGTAAACGTGGCAGCTCTCCTCCTAGGCCTCTTCGGAGACGAGCTGCACGTTACAGCAAAGCGGCTTCAGCTCCCAGAGCACACGGTCCTAGAGGCGGCTGTGCTGGCAGCTCTCCTCCACGACGCGGGTAAGGCTGCGAAAAAGTTCCAAAAGACAATACTGTCCGGGAGCCCTTCCTTTGTTTGTCACGAAGTCCTCTCCGCCGGGCTAGTTCATCACGTTGCCAAGAGGCTCTTAGCCCGTGAGACGAGAGAACAAGAGAAGATACTTGTCATAGCAGCCTCTATCGCGGTTCTCCGACACCATCACGGGCTAAGGAACATAGCCTGGTGTAGTGAAGCTATAAGCAAAGGCCTAGTGCCAGCCCTCACGCCAGAGGAAATACAAATGATTGCAAAAGAACTAGAAGCGTGTTTGCCCAGCAACAGGGTCTCAGCAACGCTATGCCAGCTCGCAGAAAAGCACACCGAGATACGCCCCCTCACGGCGCTGAGAACGGTCAAGCAGGCAGCGAGAGCGATAAGCAGCCCCCTACTAACGATAACATCGTCCCAGCTAACCGGCGCACTAAGCCTAGCAGACTACCTAGCAGCATCGCTCCTAGACGGGAGAAGAGGGGACCAGGAGCACCTAAGAAGCTACGCTGGGCAAGCACTGAGAGAACTAGAATGGAAACTAGAGGGAGACAGAGACGCGGCAGAAGCCCTCCGAGAACTAGCTACGAGGGAAAAGGAGACACTACGAGTCCTACTAGGGCTGCAGCACCGAGAACAACTCTTATAGCATAATAAGATAAGCTCTCTACTTTTCTGGGACGTCACGGTTGGCGGAAGAAGCAGTATTGTCTAGCGTTTTGTCACAGGTTTCTAAGAAGATATTGGAGAAGCTTGAGAAGGGCAAGAAGCTTAGCACCGAGGACATCCTGCTACTATACCTCGACATGACTCACAAAGAGATAAGGGACCTACGCGAAGAGATAAGAGAGACAAAGAACGAGCTAAGAGACGAAATAAAACGCGTCGAAGCCAGGCTATGGAGCGAAATGAAAGACACCAACAGAAGAATCGATGACCTCAACAAGACCATGAGCCAAAGAATAGACCAGCTACACACAAACCTCCTAGGAAAAATAGAGGAGATAAACAAGAGGATAAACAAACTATACGAGACAAGGCAAGACGGCACAGCATAAACAATCCTAGAACACACCCACGAAATAGACACGTAGTTCTATCCAACCTTTGCCAAAACTACCACCAAATATCGCTAACCATAATAAGCCAACACCGTACCTCAGCTAACCCTTCTTCATATAGAGAACATATGGCACAGTAGGTCACATATAATCATTGAAAACTATCGCTATTTTCTCGCATTGCGTGTTTGTCCTAGTCTTCTTCATCTTTAAATTCCTCTTTCTTTTCTCATTGGAACCTGTCTTTGGTGGAGTTGTAAGGCTTCTTGGGAACAATGTTTCAAATCCATACATTTCCATGAGAACAATATGGGATAGAGCAGAATGGAGGAGTATTGTAAATCAACATTCACTAGCCTTTTATAAGTAATCAATGTTCTAATAGAAATAAATACCCAGACCATAGCAAAGACTATTCGGATCCCAAAAGGGAACATACCTGCTAAACTCAAAAGAGAATTGTAAGTCCGGATCTCCTCTAGGTACTCCTTGAGCGACTCAGGCACCGCTAAACTCAAAAGAGAATTGTAAGCTGTCTCCAGTAGTTTTGGCGTCATGTAGGGCCCTGAGATCTCGAGCTAAACTCAAAAGAGAATTGTAAGTGTCTCTGCCAAGCTCGTATACCTAGACGGCACTGTGGCGATCATGCTAAACTCAAAAGAGAATTGTAAGTGATTATCTGTACGTCGTTGGCCGAGACTGCTGCCTCGAGCGCTGGCTAAACTCAAAAGAGAATTGTAAGCTCGTCTATTGGTACGCATTCGCACTCGCAGCCAAGGTTCCCGGCTAAACTCAAAAGAGAATTGTAAGCTTGCTTCTTCTAGCTCCTCTACCGCCCACATGAACGCCGTAGTCATTGGCTAAACTCAAAAGAGAATTGTAAGGTAAGAACCACATTGGGCCTCTCTTTCTCATAAGCGTCTAGCTAAACTCAAAAGAGAATTGTAAGTCCGAGCATCTGCATTATCAAGCTTAGGTTGTAGTCTGAGTAGCTAAACTCAAAAGAGAATTGTAAGCAATGGCCAGAAGAGAAGCTAAAAGATATGAGTGAAGACATAGGCTAAACTCAAAAGAGAATTGTAAGAGAACGTGCCCCAGGAGTACCAGGATCTGGTTAACGTGGTCAAGCTAAACTCAAAAGAGAATTGTAAGCCTATCCACATAATGCGTTTCTTGTAAGCGTGTTTAACGAGGAGCTAAACTCAAAAGAGAATTGTAAGCTTCAACCTATTGTCTGCCAAGCCGAGCCATCCCACACCTGCTAAACTCAAAAGAGAATTGTAAGGTAGTAACGGCTGTTGACAAGAGCATCTTTGAGAAGATACTGAAGCTAAACTCAAAAGAGAATTGTAAGATAGTACTCCCTTATCTTGGCCTCAATGTAGTTGAGCACGGATAAACTCAATAGAGTCAATAGAGAATTGTACATATTATAGCAAGAAGCTGTGTACAATCCATGTTGGTTCAAATAATTAGTTTTCAACTTAGTGAGAGGTTCTAGGAGGGTATTATGGGCTAAAATGTTTGTTTCTAATAAACTAATAGGGTTCTTAGTAAACGGGATTTATGATTATCTCGTCATATCGTCAAAGAATCTATTGTAGTGGTGTTGTGTATGGGTTTAGGTTGTTCTGTGTCCTATTAGTGGTGGTGCGTTCTTGATTGCTAGGTATCCTCCTCTTACAGCGTAGCTTGAGAGTATTGCTGCGTGGTCTTTGAAGTATGGTAGTCTTCTTCGGTACTCTTGTGGTAGTGGTGTTTCTTCTGCTGTCCTTCTATCTATTCTTAAATATATTTTCGTGTTTGTCAGTACTGTTATAACTGGTGATACATCTGTTTCCTTGTGGGTTGAGAAGATTATTGATATTCCTCTGCTTCTACCAAGCCTTGCTAGATGCTCTATGCTTATTCGGAGTATTTCGGCGTATTCTTGGCGGCTTGGCGGGAAGAATAGGTGGGCTTCATCCACCACTAGGAGAGCGTAGCTTGGTATGTTTGTCCGCTCCATGTGTTCTGCTAGTGTTTTGAGGAGCTGGTAGCCTAGGAACACTTTTGTGCTCTGTGAGTCTACGGCTCTTGTCTTCGATGCCGCGGTTTGGGCTGCGTAGCCCAGGTCTAGTACAAGTGACCTCGCTTCTAGCTTTTCCATGATTTTTGCTAGTGCTGTGTAGTCTAACTGGGCCCATTTCGGATCCTCGTCCATGTAGCCTATTACGCCTAGCTCGCTGAGGGCTCGCAACCTTGACTCCAGGTTGCGGAGCGTCTCGGCGTGGATGACTCTCTTCACCAGGTTCCTGCAATCCTCTGGAGGCCTTGCTATTATGCCTAATAGCTCTTCTAGCTTCTTGGCGCCGCACTTCGCGACCAACATGCGTAGTGCTTCCCTTGCCCTGGCGGTGAGGTAGGGGTCTAGCTGTGCGACCTCGTCTATGCTCTCTACTATGATCTTCCTGGGAGCAATGAATAATTCTTGCTTCTCCTCGGCGCCGCTGCAGGATACTATTGCCTCTACCCTGTAGGTCAGCGGCGCCGGGGTGGGGCTTGGTTCGCTTAGGCTGAGGCTGCAGCCCTGCTTCTCGTAGCTCTTCCTAAGCGTCTCTTCCAGATAATTCGTGTAGTTGGTTGCTTCCTCTGCGTAGTCGCTGGGGTTGCGGCAGTTTATGCAGGGTATTAGTGCTATCCCGCGGAGCCCTTGGTGTAGTACGGGTTTTCCTTGCTCGGCGCTTGCCCCGTATAGTTGAAGGACTGCGGCGGCTTCTGGGTCTACTCGTTCTCCTGGTATGTGGCCTGGTAGTAGGCCTGCCACGTAGTCGCTGCTGGCGTCGAGAACCACTATGTGGACGCCGGGATGCCTCGAGGCGTCCAGCATCATGTTTTTCACTAGGCTTGTCTTGCCGCTGCCCGTGGTCCCGGTGACTAGCACGTGCTTTACGAGGACGCTCCACGGCAGCCTTATCGCCACCGGCTTGCCGTCGGCGAGGTAGAGGGAGTCCATTACGCCGAGGCCGCCTACGAGTACTCCTTCCCGGCTAGGGGCTAGTAGCGCCTCTAGTACCTTGGGCGAGGGAGCTATAACCGGGCTATTGGGGTCCGGGGGTATGGTTGGCGCAGAGTAGCCTAGCTTCTCGACAATACCCGCCACTATGCTTGCGGCCTCGTCGCTGCGGCTCCTCGCTGCTTCGGCAATCTCTTTCACGTGTTCTCCTAGGTGGACTAGGAGGAGGGGGCGGAGCATGAGCCTCAGCGAGACAACATTCGCTGCTATGCTGAGCGGGTGCAGGGTTTCGAGGGGCACTGTTACTAGTGGTTGCTGGGCTCCGAGAACCCTCGTGCCGCTTGGCTTCACTGTGGAGGAGACGGAGGCGAGTATGAGCGAGAGAGTCTTCGGGTCAACGACCACGTAGTAGTAGCCCTCGCCGAGCATAGAGGGATTCTCATGGGCTAGCCTCACCCACGTCTCGGGGGGAATGTCTACGGGTATCTCGTCTCCGCCTACGTCCTCGGTGAGCGCAACCCTGCCGACGATGAAGCCGGTAGAGGATATGGCGTGTGCTACCTCGTCTGCCAGCCTCGCTCTCTCCCCGTATTGGCTGAAGAGCTCCTTTCTCTCAGCAACAACCTCGTCTACTAGGCGGAGAGCATTCTCACGGATATCCTCCTCGTCCAACACCTATGCACCCCTTCTCCCGCTCTACATGGCGGTGAGCTGGAGCAAGGTATCATAGGTAAAAGTAACCACGTCGCGTAACCTGCTAAACCAGGTAAGTGCCACTGTCTTCGAGACGGTCCTGGCGACGCGGTCTGCGAGCACTATAGGGGCAGGGGCCTCCAGGGCACCGGGGCTCGTCATTAGCCACGCTATCTCTCTGAGCACTACTAGGTCATTATCCACGACGGTTCTGATGATGTCCTCGTTGTCCTCCAGGGTCTCCACGTGTATCTCTCCTTTCTGGTCGAGGCGGACAGGGTGCTCGGTGTGCAGCTGTGGAAACTCTACGCGGATTATTCGGTGCCCGCCGAGCCCTGTCTTTACGACGAGGTAGTAGCTCCTCTTTACGACGTAGGGGGTGCCCCTGGCCTCCCTGTCTATGCCTGCGAGGGTTTCGCCGCTACGGGTAACCTTCTTGTTATAGAAGGGGATCGGGTGCTGCCCTCCTAGACCGAGGGCGTTGAGCAGGGCCTCCCAGAGGCTCTTGGCACTTATTATGCTTATGACGGGACCTATTGCGATACCTATCCCGTATGCGTATGGCTGCATAACTGGATAGAAGCCCCGTTCCGAGAGGAGCGCTTCCACGAGTTGCGGATCCGTAGGGGGTAGCTGTGAGTCAGGGTTGAGGCTTGTAAGCGCGTTCACTAGTACCCTGCTCCTATTTATCCTCTTAACCACGCCCATTACGAGCACGCTTCTCCGAGAAAGCGAGGCAACTATCCTGATTCTTTTCAGGGCGTTTAACAAGTAGCTAAGAGTATAGACCGCCTCTACTAGGATTGCTGGCCCGCTCCCGCGGAATTGGGCCATGTTGTAAAACCTGACAAGCAGGCCCGGTGTCATGTAGACCGGGCCGTCAACCATGACCCTGGTATACCTTGTCGCGAGGACGGGGGAAGAAGATATGTAGGAGAGCGCGTTGTTCTCCACAAGAGTACGGTTCTCGTCCAGCATTGTCGAGACGTTGTATCCGTTCCCGTATCCGAGGCTCTGTAGTGCTCCACAACCAGTACTCTTCTTGCTATTACAGCCTATCGCGTCAGCAAGCTTAGCGGGATCCACAAGCGGCCTCGTCACGGTGTAGCGCAGGCCCGTGCCCGGCAACTCGGGGGCAAGACTTGCCACTGGCGTATTATTGGCGCCGACTACGGGATATACACCGGTATCGGGATAGGTTGCCACAACATAGACTCCGTCAAGAATGCTCGTCGCGACTGCATAGGCTCCGACGAGGAGGTTATAGGCTTCGAGCTTCCTACTACTACCGTCAACACCAATGTACTCATAGGCGGGCTTATCCGGGGCGATCACGTAGATGAGCTTTTCGAGGCTTTTCTGCTCGCGTATGGGGAGCTCTGAGCGTACGACCTTCCTGCCAGCATCTTGTACCTCGTCCGTCGAGGCTTCGTCGGTTGGCGGGGGGAGGGTTAGCTTGCTGGGGGGCTTCCTCTTAACGGCTTGTGCAACGCTCTCTGCCTCATAGGCTATGTCGGCTATGGTTGCGAGCGGGGACACTCGTGGGAACCCGGTAGTAATACCTTTTAGTCCTCGATATAAGGCTTCCTACCGGATACTGCACCTTGGCGAGAATATACTTCGTCCATAGCCTCACCCAGCTAAACCCTATGCTGTGGAAAAACATCGGGCACCCACACGTAATGGTTTCCGCAGACGACGTTGCCAAGAAGATGCCTACTGCGGTGAAACAGCTACGCGGGCTAGACGTGATAGTCGATAGCGGGGGCTACCGGCTGATAAGTAGGCGGCGCCTACCGGAGCCCGAGAAGGTCCTAGAGGTGCAGAAGGCATTATACGAGGAGGTCGGCGCCTTCCCCGTTCTGCTCGACACACCTGTCCCGCACCCCCTTCGGGCGAGCGATGCGGAGTTCCGTGCAGCTAACAAGGCTACGGCGCGCAACGCTAGGCTCTGGCAACGAGTCTTCGGAGACCACTTCCTCTACCCTCTCCACGCACAAACAGGGCAACAGCTGAGAGAGGCCCTGGATCTAGCAAGGCGGGTTGCTGGCGGCCATGCCGGGGCTTTTGGGCTTGGAAGCCTAGCCCCTCTGGCCCGCTATGACCCCGGCAGGCTCCTTGAAGCTGTTGCCGAGGCCCGCCTCCTCATAGATACTCGTCTCCATGTATTCGGCGTGGGGAACAGCATAGCCATCCTCCTCCTAATGCTCCGAATAGCGGACAGCGTTGATACTAGTAGCCCGCTCGCGGACGCGAAATACGGCTTAGCAAGGGACCCCATAAGCTTCTCATTGCTCCAAGTAGCTCCACGTAAGGGTGGGAGAAGAGCGGCTGACCCCGCCGAGCTGGCTTCTCGCTGCAAGTGCCCCGTTTGCAAAACGAACCCTAGGGCTCTCTCCGAGTGGGGGCGTCGGGGCATCCTTGCGCGCACAATTCATAACGCGTACCACTTACTGAGAGCAGCCAGAGACCCCGCACTGGCATCCAGGATGCTGAAGAAGAACCGGCTCCTGCTTAGGGCTCTCAGTAGGAGCGAGGTTAGGAGTAGGCTAATGAGCCTAAATAACGGCTATGAATGCACGGTACTGGGTTTTCTCCCGAAGGGCCTTAGCGAGGCTCCAAGCATAGGCGTAGACGTGGTCTCTTAGGGGCCTCTTCTTTCCCTCAAAGTCTTTCACCTGGGATGTGAGGGCATTGGTTACTCTTTCTGCTATCTTTCTGCGCGACTCATAGCTCAAGCTGCCCTTATAGGAGTCGAAGAGCGCTGGGTCAATGTTCGTGAAAAGCACTCGGTCTATGAGGGGCTTGAAAGTATCGCTGTAGTCGTAGACGAGGCTCACCCGCCCGCTTCGATCAGCGTGGAGGAAGCCGGCATAGGGGTCTAGGCCTACAACTATAAGGGCGTCATAGGCTACACCGTAGAGTATTGCATAGGCGTAGCTTATAGCCATGTTGACGGCGTCCTCGCCGCGAGGATTTCTACCAGTAAAACCATAGTCTCCGGGGAGCAGGGCCGCTAGCACCTGCCAATACTTCTTCGCAGCCCTTGCCTCAACCCCTCTAACCCTGTCTGCGTCTAGGCTCCCGCTCTTAACTAGCTTGGAGAGCTCATAGGCCTCGTCCTCGACCCGGTAAGCCTCATCCCTTATCCACGGCTCTCTCCTGCTCTTAGAAATATAGCGTAGCACCCTTGCCTGATTAACTATCTTAGCCCTCACCATCTCAGCAGCGTAGCGGAGCGCGTCTCCGCGCAGCTTGGCCTCGTACTGGGCCATGCGGGCCTCAACAGTCTTGTTAACCCTATCGATAGGCCGGTACTCTGCAACCACGTGGCCCCGATGACCGAGCACAAGGACACGTATACCTAGCTCGGCGAGCCTTCGCAGAGCCCTACCGCTTATACTAACGGCACCCGTAGCCAACAAGACGAGCTCAGCATCATAGGTCACTGGCACCGGGTCAGAGCCCGGAGCCTGGACATAGACGACACCACTCCTAACGAATACCCTTGCACCCGGTGTTGAGACAACAAACACCTCGCCCAAAGGGGAGACACCCCTCTCCAAGCCCGGGAACGCCTAGCCCTAGGCCTCGGCAGGCGGGCATCCAGGAGCCCCGCGGAAGGGGCACCACGGTGGACAATTCTCTCCAGCAGGGCCAGGATCAACACTATTATCAACTATCATTGCTACCTCGTCCCGAGCCCTCAGAAAGCGGCGGCGAAGCCCATCATCTATTACCACGACACGCCACTCTAGCCAGGGCTCGCCCGAGTCTCTGCGACGAATATAGAGAGCAACACCATAGTCCACGGGCAAGCCAGTCCAAGCCTCGAGCGCCAAGGCGTAGCCAGCGAGCTGAAGCTCCTTACCTTCACCGTAACGCGTGGACGAACTAGCAGTAGTCACTTCTACAGGGAGAAACCCGACGAGCAAGTCTGGGCGCACTATGTCGCTAAGCCCTACAGCCGCCCCCGGAATCTGAGGCTCGACACGTACAGGGATATCAGCATCAATGATCGACTGAAGGGCTAGCCCAGCTCCAACCGTGTACACCCGTTGAAGGAACCCATCTATCCTCACACCAAGCCTTTTACCAAGCCTCCACATAGCCCGAGACAAGGCCTCTAGGTCGGATACGCCTCTATCTACGAGCCTAAAGGGCTCAAGAAAGAACTCGTGAACTATAGCACCATAAACGGCCTCCTTGCTTCTCTTAGGCTTGATCCGCATAACACGGCGCAGAAACACATCACGATGCACAGGACAAATGCCCGCAACCTCGCTAGGCGAGGGACGATAACGATACCGTGGAGAAACATAGTCGAAACGCCAACCCCTTATCTCTGCAAAGACCCCACCCTCAGCCCCGAGGCTGCGTATAAAGTCCCACACTCTGCGGGGAAGCAAAACAGTACGCCAGTAATACCTTATAAAGATATTAGTTATACATAAACCCTACCACCAACAATCAAACAAGCACCAAGGCCTCATCTTACAATTCTCTTTTGAGTTTAGCAGCTCGTCAAGAAGTTCCTTGAGCTCCGCGACTCAGCGCCCAACACTTACAATTCTCTTTTGAGTTTAGCGCTTGGAATATCTCGGCACAGTGTGCCTCACCGATAACTTACAATTCTCTTTTGAGTTTAGCACGAGAACGTAACCGAGCTCGTTAAGAGCATCGGGCTCGGGATCTTACAATTCTCTTTTGAGTTTAGCTTCCTTGCTGAAGGTTGAGGCTCGTGGAGTAGAGTATCTGCTTACAATTCTCTTTTGAGTTTAGCCTTTTGTTGCTCTCTGGCTGCCCCTCGTGAGGATAGGGTTCTACCTTACAATTCTCTTTTGAGTTTAGCAAGGCCTGTTCCATCACCACCTCCACCGACAGGTGGGAGGACTTACAATTCTCTTTTGAGTTTAGCCCGGCCATAAACTTGCGTGATCTGGATAGACCCCTGCAACTTGGCTTACAATTCTCTTTTGAGTTTAGCCTGTGGGCACTCTGCTAAACCGTGCAATACTCGTAGTAACGGACTTACAATTCTCTTTTGAGTTTAGCTGATTAGTATTGCCTACTCTACACATTGTTGCAACACTTACTGATGCTTACAATTCTCTTTTGAGTTTAGCTCAACATTGCCCTTGGAAAGAACCTGCTTGAGGGCTTGGGATCTCTTACAATTCTCTTTTGAGTTTAGCAGCGAGACAATAAGGAGGGCTTTACGAATAACGGCGTGTATGGACTTACAATTCTCTTTTGAGTTTAGCGAAAGCTAGCAGAGAAGTACAGGAGGATAATACACAGGGTATAGCTTACAATTCTCTTTTGAGTTTAGCTACCTAACCCTTACCCTATCCAATTTTCGGGAAAATTACTTACAATTCTCTTTTGAGTTTAGCCGAGCGTGTAGACGTCTATGTCCGTGAGCTTGTCGGTCAGCTTTCTTACAATTCTCTTTTGAGTTTAGCCAGCCAGCTCCCCTAGCTCCCCGGGCGAGAAGCCATCCCCGCCACTTACAATTCTCTTTTGAGTTTAGCAGGTATGCTCCCTGTTGGGATCCGAATGATTAAGGCTATGGTACGGGTATTTATCTTCTTCGGAACACTATTGGCTTATAAGCTGTTAATGAGTCATAATTAGCGACAACT from Pyrofollis japonicus harbors:
- the cas3 gene encoding CRISPR-associated helicase Cas3'; its protein translation is MPSPWERPGVDAVAELLGSGKNVVFIAPTGYGKSKAVPRLLQEARGEGLAARVIHVLPLRALVKQQYFFMRDFLEKKGCRGCAGYLAGGLGLGREGFSGYMLRAAVVSTLDSFALNIARLPVAELEKTLRGVFEGHYELPRAALASSLVVLDEAHLYAEPWVLDEEPLSRRFLSISLRFLSEARIPLVVETATMATRLVEDIAGRAMARVIAVCKECGKKEWMRVVDRDYFSEHMFRWRTRIMSREEALREAISFAETRRRVLFTANTVDSALDAYRVLSEGLGVDKVVLIHGRLSHRDREEALKRLNKASAIVATQVIEAGVDVDAEVLVSEAAAPSSLAQRAGRLCRSREVAEKCKGEPPEVILYEPETSHPYGDAIPETIKTVHKVLASGKSIEWRLLDNTRADGYDAVSFHMLVETVENQGLEGEASAASAAYRNLLWASMALPLGDPGFAKRLLESYCSLVRGSALVTLAIPMEDEESEGFDTLEVSLEYLSKHSEKVLDCDASGCTVVVLAYGNEDTAYKVMKLEKNLVRNMLKKCRNYAEAYPRLLARAAKALGDKGLRAAQLYLAARRGAYKRGLGLTP
- a CDS encoding CRISPR-associated endonuclease Cas3'' translates to MTLYAWTGVRLGLHSVNVAALLLGLFGDELHVTAKRLQLPEHTVLEAAVLAALLHDAGKAAKKFQKTILSGSPSFVCHEVLSAGLVHHVAKRLLARETREQEKILVIAASIAVLRHHHGLRNIAWCSEAISKGLVPALTPEEIQMIAKELEACLPSNRVSATLCQLAEKHTEIRPLTALRTVKQAARAISSPLLTITSSQLTGALSLADYLAASLLDGRRGDQEHLRSYAGQALRELEWKLEGDRDAAEALRELATREKETLRVLLGLQHREQLL
- a CDS encoding ATP-binding protein, translated to MDEEDIRENALRLVDEVVAERKELFSQYGERARLADEVAHAISSTGFIVGRVALTEDVGGDEIPVDIPPETWVRLAHENPSMLGEGYYYVVVDPKTLSLILASVSSTVKPSGTRVLGAQQPLVTVPLETLHPLSIAANVVSLRLMLRPLLLVHLGEHVKEIAEAARSRSDEAASIVAGIVEKLGYSAPTIPPDPNSPVIAPSPKVLEALLAPSREGVLVGGLGVMDSLYLADGKPVAIRLPWSVLVKHVLVTGTTGSGKTSLVKNMMLDASRHPGVHIVVLDASSDYVAGLLPGHIPGERVDPEAAAVLQLYGASAEQGKPVLHQGLRGIALIPCINCRNPSDYAEEATNYTNYLEETLRKSYEKQGCSLSLSEPSPTPAPLTYRVEAIVSCSGAEEKQELFIAPRKIIVESIDEVAQLDPYLTARAREALRMLVAKCGAKKLEELLGIIARPPEDCRNLVKRVIHAETLRNLESRLRALSELGVIGYMDEDPKWAQLDYTALAKIMEKLEARSLVLDLGYAAQTAASKTRAVDSQSTKVFLGYQLLKTLAEHMERTNIPSYALLVVDEAHLFFPPSRQEYAEILRISIEHLARLGRSRGISIIFSTHKETDVSPVITVLTNTKIYLRIDRRTAEETPLPQEYRRRLPYFKDHAAILSSYAVRGGYLAIKNAPPLIGHRTT
- a CDS encoding tRNA guanosine transglycosylase family protein; its protein translation is MARIYFVHSLTQLNPMLWKNIGHPHVMVSADDVAKKMPTAVKQLRGLDVIVDSGGYRLISRRRLPEPEKVLEVQKALYEEVGAFPVLLDTPVPHPLRASDAEFRAANKATARNARLWQRVFGDHFLYPLHAQTGQQLREALDLARRVAGGHAGAFGLGSLAPLARYDPGRLLEAVAEARLLIDTRLHVFGVGNSIAILLLMLRIADSVDTSSPLADAKYGLARDPISFSLLQVAPRKGGRRAADPAELASRCKCPVCKTNPRALSEWGRRGILARTIHNAYHLLRAARDPALASRMLKKNRLLLRALSRSEVRSRLMSLNNGYECTVLGFLPKGLSEAPSIGVDVVS
- the cas1 gene encoding CRISPR-associated endonuclease Cas1, with amino-acid sequence MFVVSTPGARVFVRSGVVYVQAPGSDPVPVTYDAELVLLATGAVSISGRALRRLAELGIRVLVLGHRGHVVAEYRPIDRVNKTVEARMAQYEAKLRGDALRYAAEMVRAKIVNQARVLRYISKSRREPWIRDEAYRVEDEAYELSKLVKSGSLDADRVRGVEARAAKKYWQVLAALLPGDYGFTGRNPRGEDAVNMAISYAYAILYGVAYDALIVVGLDPYAGFLHADRSGRVSLVYDYSDTFKPLIDRVLFTNIDPALFDSYKGSLSYESRRKIAERVTNALTSQVKDFEGKKRPLRDHVYAYAWSLAKALREKTQYRAFIAVI
- the cas4a gene encoding type I-A CRISPR-associated protein Cas4/Csa1 codes for the protein MLPRRVWDFIRSLGAEGGVFAEIRGWRFDYVSPRYRYRPSPSEVAGICPVHRDVFLRRVMRIKPKRSKEAVYGAIVHEFFLEPFRLVDRGVSDLEALSRAMWRLGKRLGVRIDGFLQRVYTVGAGLALQSIIDADIPVRVEPQIPGAAVGLSDIVRPDLLVGFLPVEVTTASSSTRYGEGKELQLAGYALALEAWTGLPVDYGVALYIRRRDSGEPWLEWRVVVIDDGLRRRFLRARDEVAMIVDNSVDPGPAGENCPPWCPFRGAPGCPPAEA